From one Gossypium hirsutum isolate 1008001.06 chromosome D08, Gossypium_hirsutum_v2.1, whole genome shotgun sequence genomic stretch:
- the LOC121220057 gene encoding F-box protein CPR1, giving the protein MSFKCKIFYALSAFQSPGALQSRTQISSNSISPIPSKPIPITPFFSVPVGTTSSPSTTTHSKQPKHSSTHSVNQKKTIRILGSCNGLLALKNNNKRIFLWNPSTRKSQVLPSTEIGRAGLTFYGFGYDPISDEYNVVLMVQSGGHNSGHFRYGAELNKRFGFLANNAMHWMAFKSPQSGKENLAGFDLASEEFRSVELPDFCLDEPFWFGIGTMGGYLCLSAVHGELGDIVADVWIMKEYGVKESWSKLISWNQPHYIPSVVVPLAFSKNGKKVLFNIGYQWFSFDEWDRFGWYDVGSERVENVEIKGLPTSFDVHLYVESLVPLNSNAQQ; this is encoded by the exons ATGTCATTTAAGTGTAAGATATTCTATGCTTTAAGTGCGTTTCAAAGTCCTGGTGCTCTTCAATCGAGGACCCAGATTTCATCAAACTCCATCTCTCCCATTCCCTCAAAACCAATACCAATCACTCCCTTCTTCTCCGTCCCTGTGGGTACCACTTCTTCTCCGTCAACTACGACTCACTCAAAACAACCCAAACACTCAAGTACCCACTCGGTGAACCAAAAAAAAACCATTAGAATATTGGGTTCTTGCAATGGTTTACTGGCTCTAAAAAACAACAACAAGAGAATATTTCTGTGGAACCCATCAACGAGAAAATCCCAGGTATTACCTTCCACTGAAATAGGGCGTGCCGGTTTAACATTTTACGGATTTGGGTATGATCCCATTTCTGATGAGTACAATGTTGTTCTAATGGTCCAATCAGGTGGACACAATTCTGGCCATTTTCGTTATGGAGCTGAG TTGAATAAAAGATTTGGATTTTTGGCTAACAACGCAATGCATTGGATGGCTTTTAAAAGTCCCCAATCGGGTAAGGAAAACCTTGCTGGTTTCGATCTTGCGAGCGAGGAATTCCGCTCCGTTGAATTGCCGGATTTTTGTTTAGATGAGCCATTCTGGTTTGGCATAGGAACCATGGGAGGTTACCTTTGTTTGAGTGCAGTTCATGGGGAATTAGGTGATATTGTGGCTGATGTATGGATAATGAAGGAATATGGGGTTAAAGAATCTTGGAGTAAATTGATATCATGGAACCAACCGCACTATATTCCATCTGTAGTAGTACCTTTGGCATTTTCAAAAAATGGTAAGAAAGTTTTATTCAACATTGGATACCAGTGGTTTAGTTTCGACGAATGGGACAGGTTTGGGTGGTATGATGTGGGAAGCGAGAGGGTTGAGAATGTTGAGATTAAAGGCCTTCCAACCTCATTTGATGTGCACTTGTATGTTGAGAGCCTTGTCCCCCTTAATAGTAATGCTCAACAATGA
- the LOC121220178 gene encoding F-box protein CPR1: MARLPHEVTSDILCRLSVKDILRFRSVSKPCCRTIDDPYFIKLHLSHSLKTITNHSLILSHWEGHFFSVDYDLFETTQRLNHPFGEQRKTLQILGSCNGLLALVDDKDGIFLWNPSTRKSQVLPFNEIGFSFPSSTYYGFGYDPISDDYKLVRMVQSHGNNDEYFHSEAKVYSLRSNCWRRIKDVCFYHKFSREFGFLANNALHWMVFKTPQSRNQELVGFDLGSEEFRFLELPDGCLDKILRFHIKAMGGDICLTSTYRETNNFVVDVWIMKEYGVKQSWFKLISWKEPYFMPCSIVALPVAFSKDGDEVLFFIGYKWFNWGRRIDSFVWYDLGSQVVEDAVIRGIPTSFDVNLYVDSLVPLNSNAQQ, translated from the coding sequence ATGGCCAGACTCCCACATGAAGTGACCAGTGATATACTATGTCGGTTAAGTGTAAAAGATATTCTACGCTTCAGGAGCGTTTCAAAGCCATGCTGCCGTACGATCGACGACCCATATTTCATCAAACTCCACCTCTCCCATTCACTCAAAACCATTACTAATCACTCTCTTATTCTCAGTCACTGGGAGGGCCACTTCTTCTCCGTCGACTACGACCTATTCGAAACTACCCAAAGACTCAACCACCCATTCGGTGAACAAAGAAAAACCCTTCAAATATTGGGTTCTTGCAATGGTTTGCTGGCTCTAGTAGACGACAAGGATGGAATATTTCTATGGAACCCTTCAACGAGAAAATCCCAGGTATTACCTTTCAATGAAATAGGGTTCTCATTTCCATCTTCAACTTATTATGGATTTGGGTACGATCCCATTTCTGATGACTACAAATTGGTTCGAATGGTCCAATCACATGGAAACAATGATGAATATTTTCATTCGGAAGCTAAGGTTTACAGCTTGAGGAGCAACTGTTGGAGAAGGATAAAGGATGTCTGCTTTTATCATAAGTTCAGTCGAGAATTTGGGTTTTTGGCTAACAACGCTTTACACTGGATGGTTTTTAAAACTCCCCAATCGCGTAATCAAGAGCTTGTTGGTTTTGATCTGGGGAGCGAGGAATTCCGTTTCCTTGAATTGCCGGATGGTTGTTTAGATAAGATTTTAAGGTTTCACATAAAAGCCATGGGGGGTGACATTTGTTTGACTTCAACTTATAGGGAAACCAATAATTTTGTGGTTGATGTATGGATAATGAAGGAATATGGGGTTAAACAATCTTGGTTTAAATTGATATCATGGAAGGAGCCCTACTTTATGCCATGTTCTATAGTTGCACTACCTGTGGCTTTTTCAAAAGATGGTGACGAAGTTTTATTCTTCATTGGATACAAGTGGTTTAATTGGGGCAGAAGGATCGACAGTTTTGTGTGGTATGATTTGGGAAGCCAAGTGGTTGAAGATGCTGTGATTAGAGGTATTCCAACTTCATTTGACGTGAACTTGTATGTTGACAGCCTTGTTCCTCTCAATAGTAATGCTCAACAGTGA
- the LOC121220179 gene encoding F-box protein CPR1: MATLPLEMTIEILLRLSVKDLLRFKCVSKPWCSSIDDPDFIKLHLSHSVKTNTNHSLILRHCEYHFFSVNYDSLKTTQRLNHPLGEQKTPIKILGTCNGLLALIDDNGIIFLWNPSTRKSQVLPSTEIEFSSPSIFFPRSTYYGFGYDPIPDDYKLVRMVQVHGKNNSYLHSEAKVYSLRSNSWRRIKDFCFYLSFYREFGFLADNALYWMVLKTPQSGNKSIVGFDLGTEEFRFVELPDSCLNKRFCMNMKAMGGYLCLIATYTEFNDDVVDIWIMKESWIKLISWKKSESILGFPIVIPLAFSKSGDKVLFSIALHKFVWYDLGSKRVENVGIRGLPSSFDVDLYVESLVPLMVML, from the coding sequence ATGGCAACACTCCCGCTTGAAATGACCATTGAAATACTACTTCGATTGAGTGTAAAAGATCTTCTACGCTTCAAGTGTGTTTCAAAGCCATGGTGCTCTTCGATCGACGACCCAGATTTCATCAAACTCCACCTCTCCCATTCGGTCAAAACCAACACCAATCACTCCCTTATTCTCCGTCACTGTGAGTACCACTTCTTCTCCGTCAATTACGACTCACTCAAAACAACTCAAAGACTCAACCACCCACTCGGTGAACAAAAAACACCCATTAAAATATTGGGTACTTGCAATGGTTTGCTGGCTCTAATAGACGACAACGGTATAATATTTCTATGGAATCCTTCAACGAGAAAATCCCAGGTATTACCTTCCACTGAAATAGAGTTTTCATCTCCATCGATTTTCTTTCCCCGTTCAACTTATTATGGATTTGGGTACGATCCCATTCCTGATGACTACAAATTGGTTCGAATGGTCCAAGTACATGGAAAAAATAATAGCTATCTTCATTCGGAAGCTAAGGTTTACAGCTTGAGGAGCAATAGTTGGAGAAGGATTAAGGATTTCTGCTTTTATCTTAGTTTCTATCGAGAATTTGGATTTTTGGCTGACAACGCTTTATATTGGATGGTTTTAAAAACTCCCCAATCGGGTAATAAAAGCATTGTTGGCTTTGATCTGGGAACCGAGGAATTCCGTTTCGTTGAATTGCCGGATTCTTGTTTAAATAAACGTTTCTGTATGAACATGAAAGCCATGGGAGGTTACCTTTGTTTGATTGCAACTTATACGGAATTCAATGATGATGTGGTTGATATATGGATAATGAAGGAATCTTGGATTAAATTGATATCATGGAAGAAATCCGAGTCTATTTTAGGTTTCCCAATTGTAATACCTTTGGCTTTTTCAAAAAGTGGTGACAAAGTTTTATTCAGCATTGCTCTACACAAGTTTGTGTGGTATGATCTGGGAAGCAAGAGGGTTGAGAATGTTGGGATTAGAGgccttccaagctcatttgatgTGGACTTGTATGTTGAGAGCCTTGTCCCCTTAATGGTAATGCTGTAA
- the LOC121220177 gene encoding F-box protein CPR1, with product MGRIPHETTIDILCRLSVKDLLRFKCVSKPWCSSIEDPYFIKFHLSHSLKTNTNHSLILRHREYHFFSVNCDSLETTQILNHPFGEPKRTIQILGSCNGLLALVNDDDSILLWNPSTRESQVLPSNEIEFVSPPPGIWLYVSQRSPPSGYIARSTYYGFGYDPISDDYKLVRMIQSYGLHDENVHSEAKVYSLRSNRWRRIKDFCFYLNFSREIGILANNALHWMVFRTPEPLNKELVGFDLGSEEFRFLELPDCYLDEAFFFDIKAMGGDICLTATFRDFINVDVWIMKDYGVKESWIKLISYYEPESIPASPFPVPLAFSKNGDKVLLFIAYKWCHSATRTDKFVWYDLESQRVEKVEIRGPPASFDVDLYVDSLVPLNTNDLMFYNEMPED from the exons ATGGGGAGAATCCCACATGAAACAACCATTGATATACTATGTCGATTAAGTGTAAAGGATCTTCTACGCTTCAAATGCGTTTCAAAGCCATGGTGCTCTTCGATCGAGGACCCATATTTCATCAAGTTCCACCTCTCCCATTCCCTCAAAACCAATACCAATCACTCTCTTATCCTCCGTCACCGGGAGTACCACTTCTTCTCCGTCAACTGCGACTCACTCGAAACAACCCAAATACTCAACCACCCATTCGGTGAACCAAAAAGAACCATTCAAATATTGGGTTCTTGCAATGGTTTACTGGCTCTAGTAAACGACGACGATAGCATACTTCTGTGGAACCCTTCAACGAGAGAATCCCAGGTATTACCTTCCAATGAAATAGAGTTCGTATCTCCACCTCCAGGGATTTGGTTGTACGTTTCACAGCGTTCACCTCCATCGGGTTACATAGCCCGTTCAACTTACTATGGATTTGGGTACGATCCCATTTCTGATGACTACAAATTGGTTCGAATGATCCAATCATATGGACTCCATGATGAAAATGTTCATTCTGAAGCTAAGGTTTACAGCTTGAGGAGCAATCGTTGGAGAAGGATTAAGGATTTCTGCTTTTATCTTAACTTCAGTCGAGAAATTGGGATTTTGGCTAACAACGCTTTACATTGGATGGTTTTTAGAACTCCTGAACCGCTTAATAAAGAGCTTGTTGGTTTTGATCTGGGGAGCGAGGAATTCCGTTTCCTTGAATTGCCGGATTGTTATTTAGATGAGGCTTTTTTTTTTGACATAAAAGCCATGGGGGGTGACATTTGTTTGACTGCAACTTTTAGGGATTTCATTAATGTTGATGTATGGATAATGAAGGACTATGGGGTTAAAGAATCATGGATTAAACTGATATCATACTACGAACCCGAATCTATTCCAGCTTCTCCATTTCCAGTACCTTTGGCTTTTTCAAAAAATGGTGACAAAGTTTTACTCTTCATTGCATACAAGTGGTGTCATTCGGCCACCAGGACCGACAAATTTGTGTGGTATGATCTGGAAAGCCAAAGGGTTGAGAAAGTTGAGATTAGAGGCCCTCCAGCATCATTTGATGTGGACTTGTATGTTGATAGCCTTGTCCCTCTTAATACTAATGATCTAATGTTCTACAATGAGATGCCCGAg GATTGA
- the LOC121220176 gene encoding F-box protein CPR1, with translation MATLSHDLSIEILRGLSVKDLLRFKCVSKLWCSSIDDPYFIKLHLSDSLKTNTNHSLILRRWGYDFLSVNYDSLKTTQVINPPLTNSPIKILGSCNGLLALIDDKDRIFLWNPSTRKSQVLPSTEIEFSSTLISSAPSTYYGFGYEPISDDYKLVRMVQSHGNNDEYFHSEAKVYSLRSNCWRRIKDVCFYLKFNRKFGFLANNRKFGFLANNALHWMVFKTPQSDNRNLVGFNLGSEEFHFLELPDFCLDKLFWFGIKAMGGDLCLTATYREINNFVVDVWIMKEYGVKQSWIKSISWN, from the coding sequence ATGGCGACCCTCTCGCATGATTTGAGCATTGAAATACTACGTGGTTTAAGTGTAAAAGACCTTCTACGCTTCAAGTGTGTTTCAAAGCTCTGGTGCTCTTCGATTGATGATCCATATTTCATCAAACTCCACCTCTCCGATTCCCTCAAAACCAATACCAATCACTCCCTTATTCTCCGTCGCTGGGGGTACGACTTCCTCTCCGTCAACTACGACTCACTCAAAACAACTCAAGTAATCAATCCCCCACTCACCAATAGTCCCATTAAAATATTGGGTTCTTGCAATGGTTTACTGGCTCTGATAGACGACAAGGATAGAATATTTCTGTGGAACCCTTCAACGAGAAAATCCCAGGTATTACCTTCCACTGAAATAGAATTTTCATCTACATTGATTAGCTCTGCCCCTTCAACTTATTATGGATTTGGGTACGAACCCATTTCTGATGACTACAAATTGGTTCGAATGGTCCAATCACATGGAAACAATGATGAATATTTCCATTCTGAAGCTAAGGTTTACAGCTTGAGGAGCAATTGTTGGAGAAGGATTAAGGATGTCTGCTTTTATCTTAAGTTCAATCGAAAATTCGGGTTTTTGGCTAACAATCGAAAATTCGGGTTTTTGGCTAATAACGCTTTACATTGGATGGTATTTAAAACTCCCCAATCGGATAATAGAAACCTTGTTGGTTTCAATCTAGGGAGCGAGGAATTCCATTTCCTTGAATTACCGGATTTTTGTTTAGATAAGCTTTTTTGGTTTGGCATAAAAGCGATGGGGGGTGACCTTTGTTTGACTGCAACTTATAGGGAAATCAATAATTTTGTGGTTGATGTATGGATAATGAAGGAATATGGGGTTAAGCAATCTTGGATTAAATCGATATCATGGAACTAA